The sequence TTTTGCAGATTCCCAAGATAAAGGAGACAAAAGCACCGACTCACCATGAATTGTCGATTCTTCGCGAGCAGGTCGATCCGTACAGATACATAATTGGAAGATAGTAAAAAGCTAAAAGCTGTCGAGCTGTTAAGCAAAAATGCAAGTCAATTTCTTTGCGGCTTGATAGCTCATTAGCTTAACAACCAATCAGCTAAATTGGGAGGATAATATGTCAGGCAAGGTAGGGATAGTAGATATTGCCATGACAGCAGGTGCGCCAAGCCATGAGAACTTTCTCGACATAGTGTTCAGGGTCTGCAGGGAAGTTCTCGACAAGGCTGGTGTAAGCCGCGACGATGTTGGAACGGTCATCAGCTGTTCATCGGACGTTTTCCATTCAGGAATGAGCTGTGCGAATGCATACTACTGGGATGCAGGAGCTGCCTTGCTCAAAAACGGCAGCCGCCAGGATGGCGAAGGACTCTTTGCTCTTGCATACGCAGCAATGCGGATAATGAGTGGTAACTATGAAACGGCACTGGTCCTCGGTGTTTGCAAGGGCTCTGAAAATCCTGAAAATGACGTAATAACGCATTTCTATACCGACCCGTTTTATTTGAGACAGTTGGGTCTTAACGAAACAATAGCCGCTGCGCTCCAGAAACGGGAATACATGGAACGTGCAGGCATTACCCAGGAACAGTGCGCGAAAGTCGTTGTCAAAAACCTGGGCAATGCGCTCGGCAACCCGTATGCACATATCAGAAAGCGCATTACCGTTGATGATGTCCTGGCAACGGAAATGGTAATGGACCCCATCCATTCTCTGGAGGCGGGCCCCAAATCCGATGGCATAAT is a genomic window of Desulfomonilia bacterium containing:
- a CDS encoding thiolase family protein; the protein is MSGKVGIVDIAMTAGAPSHENFLDIVFRVCREVLDKAGVSRDDVGTVISCSSDVFHSGMSCANAYYWDAGAALLKNGSRQDGEGLFALAYAAMRIMSGNYETALVLGVCKGSENPENDVITHFYTDPFYLRQLGLNETIAAALQKREYMERAGITQEQCAKVVVKNLGNALGNPYAHIRKRITVDDVLATEMVMDPIHSLEAGPKSDGIIAILLANEKKAKQLTKKPVWLKGYGSSLDSFYPGDRDLLKGQLPNAAKRAYDMAGIKNPKKEIDCFEITEPYAFQELLWCEDLGLCGKGEGGKLIDKGTTSMAGAMPVNPSGGTLAMNPYISRSLYRLAECVLQIRGQAGEHQLDREVKTALAHGTHGFAGQCHAVAIVGA